The Vigna unguiculata cultivar IT97K-499-35 chromosome 1, ASM411807v1, whole genome shotgun sequence nucleotide sequence GCTACATTTAAAATCTTGAACAGATTATCCTCTGAAGTTTGTGTACTTTCCCTGTACCTTTTCAGATACCAGCCAATTGCAATCTGCATCAAATGTCTCCTTTCTGTGTCTTTCTGTAGTTGAAGTATGTTGAATCTTGTTTGGTACGATGTTGAATCACAACCCCTGTGGTTCCTTAGGACTGTTTTGCTCGCTTTGTCGTTTCTGCCTCCATGTCTCCCCCCAGAGCTTGGCTTCTGCAACAGCTCGCTCTCTCAGTGATTCTTTTGGAAAAATGGGTGTTGTTTCATTTGGGGACACTGCACTCTCCATCTCAGTTGTGTTGTTCACTGTGTTGAGCGCTTTTGGGGAGTATTGCTTGGATGACAAGAATTCCAGAGCTTGCACTATATCACCTGCATTAGGCCGTTGACGTGGCTCTTCACGAAGACACATGGCGGTCAATTCAATCACCATCGGTAGACATGATGCTGGGTACTTCCCTTGAAGCCGTGGATCCACCAATCTTGGGAAACTCCTTTTGTCTCTCAGCATTGGACGTGCCTACATATGTTAGGAAAAAACAACCTTGTCTGTAAGTACTATGTTTTCTCATAGCCAACTGAAACCATTATCTTTTCTCAAATTGTGATTCCTTATACAATCATAAACTTCTCAAAACTAAGACATTGGATAACATTTAGCCATTTTGGATGCAAGTAGAGAAATCACGTAATATTCTGAGAGAAGGGTTAGATAACAAGAGCTGATTTATAACTCAGCTTCTTCCTCTTTCAAGTACACAATGAAAACTTGGAAAAAACCAAGAGTGAAAAAGGAGACAAATAAAGGAGAAAGTAAAGTTTTGTGTCATTCATCATGGACTAGAAATGGAACAAAACATAATCAATATAGGAATTTACCCAGTCTACCAGAAGCTTTTCAGGGCCACGGTTATCATCATATGCTTTGCGTCCAGTAATTAGTTCCAGTAACACAACCCCAAAACTGTATATGTCAGATCTCTTCGTTAATTTTCCACTAGTGGCATATTCAGGGGCACAGTAACCTTGTGTTCCCATGACCCTAGTGGCAACATATGATTGATCTCCGGTTGGACCAAATTTTGCAAGCCCGAAATCAGAAAGTTTTGGAAGGAAATCTTCATTCAATAGTATATTGGATGCTTTAAGATCCCTGTATATAACAGAAGGCTTTGCTTCATCGTGCAGATAATGTAGCCCTTTTGCTGACCCACAAGCTATTATCATTCGGGTATTCCAATCAAGTGGCTCTTCATCAGGAGAAACATCTGCAAATAACCATAAACAGATACTAAAAAGATACAAAGATTTAAATGTACTTATGGTGAATAAAGACGCACGTCAAGAACAGAGAAGATACAGTAGTAGTTACATTAAGCTCTAGAGCATTAACATGTGACATTAAACATTGCCTTATTGAACTAATTAGTAGCACCCCTCTTCAGCTCAGTTAATAATGTAGAACCCCCCACCCATCCCAACCATAAAGAAACACATGGAGTGAAACTAAATGTTAATGTAGTACTGAAATTTGGTTTTAAAACTACTGTTGTCTGCTTTAGAACTAACTGGTGTTAACTTcatgaattatatattatttcatcCTTTCATGAATTTGGCATTGAAGAAAAAGGTTGCTTTATAGTGTTATACCATGAAGATGAGATTCTAGGGATCCCAAAGCCATGTATTCATACACAAGAAGACGTTGATCCCCTTCAGCACAGTAACCAATCATATTAACCAGGTTGGGATGGCGTAGAAGGGAAAGCATGAGAACTTCCACCAGAAATTCTTTCTCCCCTTGCACACCTGTAGTATCAAGTCTTTTAACAGCTACAACCTGATCAAATCCTGTAGCttgttaaaagaattatattgcACAGCAATGGAACATACTGATGGGTATAGAAAATGAAGAAACGGAACAAAGAAAATCCATCCATCAAGCTATACCTGATTTTCCCCAATTATTCCCTTGTAAACAATGCCAAATCCACCTTGCCCAATAAAGGTTTCATCTCTAAAACTTTTTGTTGCTGTTGCAAGCTCTCGGAAGGTAAATATCCGAGCCTTATGAGAACTTTCTCCATCCTCTATTGGGTTTTCTTCTGGTCCATTTCCTGTATCAAACCAAGTTATGATCACTAAAGTATACAAGCAAAGCAACAATAAAAAGGGATCTCGCTTTTAAAACTATAACAACATTTTTACATAAACATATTGCTCAATGTGAAACATAGATACCCCAAAATACCCAAGTTCCTATTAAGTAATTTGGACTAATTATATATGTGCCTACACGTCTAGTTGATGAGTTTAATATTAACTTATTGTAGAAGTGTAAAacttttaagtaattatttgCTCAAGAGATACATAGGagatattaaattttgtcttcAAAAATAACTATGCAAAATTAATTGACAGAGCTTTCCAGCAGCTTATAAACAAGTGATCATCTTTGTATAACTCTATCATGTCAAAGAATTGCTAAACAAGATGAAACTAAGCCAAGAAAAACTCAGGACATCTATCTCCCCTCTTGGGAAAGATTAGAAGAGAATGAAGGAAATTCTGATAATCAGGATGTGCTCAGTTACCACGAAAAACTATCTATAATCAGTTCCTGTGAAACAAAACAGGGCCACTGAAGAATCGATGAATTCACGAAAAAGGACCATTCCTTTGGCTGGACCGCAGTGATTTTCTAAGTTGCCTATAAAAGGGAGGGAGATGAGTTATTTTCCTAGCAGAATCTGTAGTCAACAGCTGTGGTATCTTACTAAATTGATTCCAAAATGTGAAGGTGGTTCTATGCAACAAAGGCTGATGTGATATTCTTTTGATACAGAAATGAGACCACTCAAATGTGTAGACCAAGTTGAATAGCCAGCAATCACTATGTCAAATTTCCCATAGACCTAAAAGAATGCATATCATATGAAACAGAGACTCAGGGGCTAGTGACAATCAATTCATAAAATTCCCACATAAAAAATTTCTTCCAGAATTTAACATGCATGCTTGTGCTTCCCCAATACTAGAGTGAAAAACAACACAGTAGGAACACTGAAAAAGGCATTTAAGCGGGGCATGAAATCTGAACAGTCcctttagttttttaattgattttgggGGTAAGGTACTGAGTTTTGTACAGTGTACAGTGTACAGAATCAGAActtcaattttcaaataaaaaaataccccAAGACAACAACATCCAACCAAGACCTCTTTTCTTTCACCCTAAGATAAGAATCAAGTGAGATGAGAACTATAAGCAATAATCATTAGAAACATCACCTAAAAACCTATTTGTCCCCTATGGTGACTTAAAACCCAAACCCGtccaaaaaaattgacaaaaaattaaaaaattctttttgaAAGATTGAATCTTTAGAAAAAAGATAACCTGGAGAACTCTCAGAGACATCATTGGTGTTCTTTACAGATTTGCGATTCTTGTTTTCCTCGTCCCGTCCCTTGACACTCTTCTCTTTGCCCTTCTTCCTCGACCCGAAACAAGGGCAGCTACTACCCATCTATAAGAGAATTCTGAGCCAAAATGCAGAGTTTCTGCTTTCTCAGTGTCCCCAGTCGCATAAAACAGTAGGCACAGACacagagaagaaagagaaaaccACGCAAACAGAGGGATTTATTGAAATTCAGTTCAATTCCCAGAACATCACAAAAGAAGAATATTCTTGTTTGGAAAAGAACGACGGCGAAAAACGAATGCGTGCTCACACAGATCTCAACGGAATCTGCCCCACTCCCACATCACACACACGTTGCAGCAACCATGCTAAGTGTGCTGCTGCGGTTTCTTGGTGTAAAAGGAAAAGAATTCATAAAATGAGGGTGGTAGTGTAAtataaatggaaaaataaaattagctgGTTGAATTGCGCACAGATTTTAAATAATTCCAGTAATgataataaatgtttatttgtttccttAGAAGGAAATTTTGTGGGGATTGTGTGTAGGGTAAGAGAAGAGTTTGTTTGTACAATGACATGCATGTCTATTGGGTTTCTGACGTATGTGTACTGTACTTTCTCTCAAAACCTGTTCTGCCTGCAATATGCCACATTTGTCTCTCATGCTCTTGCACTTGGGTGCTCAATTTAAGGTTGCTGGGTGGATCATGCATCTTTTCTTTAGTCAGCTCAAGCTACACTAAAAATATGGAATTTTATTAATTCTCTAAAATTAATATggttttcaaaagatgaagtgaagtaatgataataattataatgtttactcataagttttaatattttttatgacaaataaaattcatattttttattaccaaaAAACATATGTTATGTTGAACTAaaagtgtttaattttgtaaacttatAATACCCAATGTGCTGTTAAATTTGTATGTGAACAAAAACTACACATGGGAATACTATATGAATCAAAAGTTGATTTAAGTTAATAGATtgtaatttgtataaaataaatgtgtTGGGTTAACCTTGCTGTCATCAATCaattataaatgtatttatttgaaaaaaaatgttgtttatgaaactaaatttataagaaaatatgaaatataataaattttaagttaaatgTTTGTATTAAAGGTGGAATACTAGACTAGTTTATGTGAAATATGGTGAGTTATTTGAGAaggtgaaaaatatatttaatagaacaaattttttttatagacagaaaacaatataattttgtgataaacataaaagattattgcagtttaatttaatttaactaaaagataaagtaaaataaatatttgtggtATAATTTATATCGGTTTAAACAAagcttaattattataaaattattagataGTTTATAATGAAAAAGATATCAATAGAAagctttttataataattaacttaaaaGTAATATCAATGAACATTTACAATTagattatattgtaataattttctatacgttaataattaatatttgtaggaagaataataacaataaaattctattttttaaactaaatcttaaatttttcaATCTTCATAAAAGAGTAaaacataattcataaaatttattatgagaattaaaataatgatatttcttctgtaaaaaaacaattagtacaataaaaaattgggaaaaaaatcttatgaaaagaaacaaaaaattaaaaacaatgtaTTATAATTAGTAAAGAAAAGTATagtataatttctttataaattaaaacatgGCTATATTTATACTCCTTACTTCTGAATAAAAACTTTCAACAATATATTTTCAGTAACTAAATAATTTAAGTAACAATTAATGTTATTGTATTTAGGATTATAGGAAGAATGTTTTATGGTTGTCAAAAAAAAGTAGTCTGCTTGTTTCTTGATTggatattaataattattcatgctaaatatttatatatatatatatatatatatatatatatatatatatatatatatatatatgagtgtAATTTAATGggataatttatatatattttattttatgaaacggtatattttaaaatataaactttggtgtttttattttttaacataaatttagaaaatggattttttttttagaagaaaaggAGGTGAGTGTTTAGATTAAAGGAAAGGAGATGAGGAAAATTGAAAAGTGAtataataactttaataaattgaagagttattttaattaataaagttggatgattattattatttatttattattgtttatattattattaacaataatattgataatattatttattttattattattataattattgttattataatttatattttatcatttttattatattatcttaatttataataaaatataataaaagataattatataaatgtaatatatttatatacttcATTTATTGGCAAATATTGTATGAATGGGAAgaaagttttaaaagaaaaactgcATCGTTTTATTTGAATGTTACATCGAAAagtaacttaaattttaaaattttaactaaagttaatatggaattatttttctatactattctatattattatataaagatattttatattattattattattattatttaaagaagATTTCCTTGatgtacatatattatttttaattttactctttaagtactattttaaatcaaaataattatttcactaattttatgttttatttttttaaaatttaatcattgtttcactttgaaatttttttctacaatttatgaacttttttaaactaaaataactattgtaataaaaaattaattaaaaagaataaatagtgtctacaataaaatattacaaaaattatttgaatttatttttataattataataataaatttattatttttatcatcattaAAACAAGTTGAATATAAGACACGAAATATATATCTTACACTAGCTATTAACAGGAAAAATATTGATGAACATGTCACtaataa carries:
- the LOC114175471 gene encoding probable serine/threonine-protein kinase PBL7 isoform X1, which codes for MGSSCPCFGSRKKGKEKSVKGRDEENKNRKSVKNTNDVSESSPGNGPEENPIEDGESSHKARIFTFRELATATKSFRDETFIGQGGFGIVYKGIIGENQVVAVKRLDTTGVQGEKEFLVEVLMLSLLRHPNLVNMIGYCAEGDQRLLVYEYMALGSLESHLHDVSPDEEPLDWNTRMIIACGSAKGLHYLHDEAKPSVIYRDLKASNILLNEDFLPKLSDFGLAKFGPTGDQSYVATRVMGTQGYCAPEYATSGKLTKRSDIYSFGVVLLELITGRKAYDDNRGPEKLLVDWARPMLRDKRSFPRLVDPRLQGKYPASCLPMVIELTAMCLREEPRQRPNAGDIVQALEFLSSKQYSPKALNTVNNTTEMESAVSPNETTPIFPKESLRERAVAEAKLWGETWRQKRQSEQNSPKEPQGL
- the LOC114175471 gene encoding serine/threonine-protein kinase PBS1-like isoform X2, with translation MLSLLRHPNLVNMIGYCAEGDQRLLVYEYMALGSLESHLHDVSPDEEPLDWNTRMIIACGSAKGLHYLHDEAKPSVIYRDLKASNILLNEDFLPKLSDFGLAKFGPTGDQSYVATRVMGTQGYCAPEYATSGKLTKRSDIYSFGVVLLELITGRKAYDDNRGPEKLLVDWARPMLRDKRSFPRLVDPRLQGKYPASCLPMVIELTAMCLREEPRQRPNAGDIVQALEFLSSKQYSPKALNTVNNTTEMESAVSPNETTPIFPKESLRERAVAEAKLWGETWRQKRQSEQNSPKEPQGL